The following proteins are encoded in a genomic region of Papaver somniferum cultivar HN1 unplaced genomic scaffold, ASM357369v1 unplaced-scaffold_10, whole genome shotgun sequence:
- the LOC113326097 gene encoding cytochrome P450 71A1-like, translating into MEVVILFFSSYGEYWRQVKKICVVELLSLKRIQSFKHVRVEEVDIVINKIASSCSSSVTGAQVINLTEILQALANNVLTRCTLGVRFESAHGNRFPKLSSDYLDMFCAFSFGDFFLSLGWMDVVTGLHNRFKKVIQELDVFLDQSIDEHLLRHSELQEDQGRDQDSDKSDLMDILILSQQDYKTNLSRNNIKAILLDMFLGGSDTSARTMEWAMAELIKNPEVMRKAQDEVRRVVGKKPKVEEHDINQMDYLKCIVKETLRLHTPIPLLTPRETAKSTQLAGYDIPAKTKVFINMWAIHRDSKVWDDAEEFLLERFMNSQIEFFGQDFEYLPFGSGRRGCPGISFGINIVEYTLANLLYCFNWELPDGEKADELDMTETFGLTASKKTPLHVVATMYASPQPIEEADGRRNSAPN; encoded by the exons ATGGAAGTAGTGATATtgtttttttcatcttatggCGAATATTGGAGGCAAGTGAAAAAGATTTGTGTTGTAGAGCTATTGAGTCTGAAAAGGATTCAATCGTTTAAGCATGTGAGAGTAGAAGAAGTCGATATTGTGATCAATAAGATAGCTAGTTCATGTTCTTCAAGTGTAACCGGTGCACAAGTAATAAATCTTACTGAAATACTGCAAGCTCTGGCAAACAATGTACTTACAAGGTGTACTCTTGGTGTTAGGTTTGAAAGTGCTCATGGAAACAGATTCCCTAAACTGTCAAGTGATTATTTGGATATGTTTTGCGCTTTTAGTTTTGGTGATTTCTTTTTGTCGCTTGGTTGGATGGATGTTGTTACTGGACTGCATAATAGGTTTAAGAAGGTGATTCAAGAACTAGATGTCTTTTTAGATCAATCCATTGATGAGCATTTACTTCGTCACTCCGAATTACAAGAGGATCAAGGTCGAGATCAAGATAGTGACAAATCAGACTTGATGGATATTCTTATCCTTTCTCAGCAAGATTATAAAACTAATCTCTCTCGTAATAATATCAAAGCAATACTCCTG GATATGTTTCTTGGTGGAAGTGATACATCGGCAAGAACAATGGAATGGGCAATGGCGGAGCTTATAAAGAATCCGGAAGTGATGAGGAAAGCACAAGATGAGGTAAGGAGAGTTGTGGGAAAGAAACCTAAGGTAGAAGAACATGACATTAATCAAATGGACTATTTGAAATGCATTGTCAAGGAAACATTAAGACTACATACACCTATACCTCTTTTAACACCTAGAGAAACAGCAAAGAGTACCCAGTTAGCAGGTTATGATATCCCTgcaaaaacaaaagtttttatcaACATGTGGGCAATCCACAGAGATTCTAAAGTATGGGACGATGCAGAAGAATTTCTCCTGGAGAGATTCATGAACAGCCAGATTGAATTTTTTGGTCAAGATTTTGAGTACCTTCCATTTGGATCAGGAAGAAGAGGGTGCCCCGGCATATCCTTTGGCATTAATATTGTCGAGTATACTCTTGCCAATCTCTTGTACTGCTTCAATTGGGAGCTTCCAGACGGTGAAAAAGCAGACGAACTAGACATGACTGAGACGTTTGGTCTTACTGCTAGTAAGAAAACTCCACTTCACGTTGTTGCGACAATGTATGCATCACCTCAGCCCATTGAAGAAGCAGATGGCCGTCGTAACAGTGCTCCTAACTAA
- the LOC113326466 gene encoding agmatine coumaroyltransferase-2-like, translating into MAKVRGLAELQTTEMTISVNGRRRLTPCVPDEYFGNVILPAFPQSPAKKLLDESLSHTAEVIHAAIAKVNSDYFKSFIDFANNNMLDEDLVLDHEGWKVPTLWPNLEIDSWLGFPFNAVDFGFGKPYIFMPSFGAWEGVVYLVPSVDGDHGSIDVYITLFKQHLSLFQEICFCID; encoded by the coding sequence ATGGCTAAGGTTCGTGGACTTGCAGAACTTCAAACAACCGAAATGACGATCTCCGTGAATGGACGAAGAAGGTTGACACCATGTGTTCCAGATGAGTACTTCGGTAATGTAATTCTCCCGGCATTTCCTCAATCTCCGGCAAAAAAACTCTTAGATGAATCCTTGAGCCACACGGCTGAGGTAATTCATGCAGCTATTGCGAAGGTGAATTCAGACTACTTCAAATCTTTTATAGACTTTGCAAACAACAACATGCTGGATGAGGATTTGGTATTAGATCACGAGGGCTGGAAAGTCCCAACTTTGTGGCCCAATTTGGAGATCGATAGCTGGCTTGGGTTCCCATTCAACGCGGTGGATTTCGGTTTCGGAAAGCCTTATATTTTCATGCCATCATTTGGAGCTTGGGAGGGTGTGGTGTATTTAGTTCCTTCAGTTGATGGTGATCATGGAAGCATAGATGTCTACATAACTTTGTTCAAACAACATTTGAGTCTGTTCCAAGAAATTTGTTTCTGTATAGACTAG
- the LOC113326467 gene encoding agmatine hydroxycinnamoyltransferase 1-like yields the protein MSIKVKQVSSKLVRRVYNGGDETNPGSDRFVPLTIFDKIVEDDHGAILYVYKPPNPPNMLLEEGLRKVLVEYREFSCRFSTKDEGKERVILLNDKGIRFIEATADCTLDEVIPFTPATLSSFNPSERGDELALVQLTRFPCGSLVLLFSSNHMVADGAAASQFVVAWSQACRGLEIHPLPLHDRNIFVPRDPPRVA from the coding sequence ATGTCTATCAAAGTTAAGCAAGTGAGTTCAAAGCTAGTACGACGAGTGTACAATGGTGGTGATGAAACAAATCCTGGTTCTGATCGATTTGTTCCTCTTACTATCTTTGACAAGATAGTAGAAGATGATCATGGGGCGATCCTTTACGTGTATAAACCACCAAACCCACCAAATATGCTATTAGAAGAAGGTCTccggaaggttttggttgagtacCGAGAATTTTCCTGCAGGTTTTCTACGAAGGATGAAGGTAAAGAACGTGTGATACTACTAAATGACAAAGGTATAAGATTCATTGAAGCAACCGCTGATTGTACTCTTGACGAGGTTATTCCATTCACGCCAGCTACCTTATCGAGTTTCAATCCAAGTGAAAGAGGAGATGAACTGGCCCTAGTTCAGCTCACTAGATTCCCTTGTGGTTCATTAGTTTTGCTCTTTTCGAGCAACCATATGGTGGCTGATGGAGCTGCTGCAAGTCAATTCGTTGTTGCTTGGAGTCAAGCTTGTCGAGGTTTAGAGATTCATCCACTCCCATTACACGACCGGAATATATTTGTTCCCCGGGATCCGCCTAGAGtcgcttag